From the genome of Haloferax sp. Atlit-12N:
TGGTCGCCTCGGCGCTGATGCTCGGGGTTCACGTGCTCTTACAGCGGACGAAACTCGGCAAGGCGATGCGCGCGATGGCCGACAACAAGGACCTCGCGCTCATTACCGGTATCTCGACCGAGCGCGTCGTCCGCGCGACGTGGATTATCGGCGGCGGGCTGACCGGCGTCGCGGGGTACATGTTCATCCTCTGGAAAGGGACGCTCGGGTTCAACGACGGGTGGCTCCTCTTGCTTCTCATCTTCGCCGCGGTCATCCTCGGCGGCATCGGTTCCATCTACGGGGCCATCGCTGGTGGCCTCGTCATCGGACTGACGGCGTCGATGTCGGTCCTGTGGATTCCCTCGGCGTTCTCGCGGGCCGCGGCCTTCGTCGTCATGATCGTCATTCTCCTCGTGAAACCGTCCGGGCTGTTCAGCGGGAGGGCGACCGCATGAGCGTCCGCGACGACTTCACCGCCCGCATCCCGGGCGGCGACGCGGGCCTCATCGTACTGGTCCTCCTCGGGACGTACCTCGCGTACGTCCTCGCGGGGTTCGTTCTGGGATACACGCTCCGCGGTCAACTCAACTCCATCGCGACGCTGACGTTCTACATCGGCGTCTTCGCCATGCTGTCGCTCGCGCTCAATCTCCATTGGGGGTACACCGGGCTGTTCAACATCGGTATCGTCGGCTTCATGGCCGTCGGCGTCTACGTCACGGCAATCGTGACGAAGCCGACGTACGTCGCCGGCGGCGCGGCGCAGGTCGGCGGCCTCGGCCTGCCGCTTTGGGTGGGCATCCTCGCCGGCATGACCGCGGCCGCGCTGTTGGGACTCGTGGTCGCGCTCCCGGCGCTTCGGTTGCGGGCAGACTACTTGGCTATTGTCACCATCGCTATGTCGGAAATCGTCCGTTTCAGCTTCCTCTCCGGCGAAATACAGCAGTTCCAGCTGTTCGGTAACCGCGTCGGCTTCGGCGGCGGGTCGGGTCTCATCCTCGACTTCGCTCCGCCGCTGGAGGCGCTGCTTCGCGGCGTCGGTCTCTGGAATGGGTATCTCGGCTTCGTCGACGCCTTCCAAGTCCTCGTGCCGAGGAACCCCAAGCCGGTCGTCGACGGCCTCGTCTACGGGCTGTTGCTCCTCGGGTTCGTCGCGGGCTTCTACTGGCTACTCAAGCGTACCGGCGAATCGCCGTTCGGTCGCGTGCTGAAGGCCATCCGCGAGGACGAGGACGTCGCGAACGCCCTCGGCAAGAACACCGACCGGTTCAAAATCAAGTCGTTCATGCTCGGCTGTGCGCTCATGGGACTCGCCGGCATCCTCTGGCTCGTCCCGCAGGGCGCGGTGACGCCCAACTTCTTCCGGCCGCGCGTGACGTTCTTCATTTGGATTGCGCTCATCATCGGCGGGGCCGGTTCGAACACGGGGAGCGTCCTCGGGGGTGCCGTCTTCGCAGCGGTGCTCTACCAGGGGCCGCGCTACTTCCAGAACCTCGTGTCGGCGGTGTTCCCCAACCTCGACTCGCCATCCGGCTTCGGACAGGCGATTTCACCGCTCATCTCGCAGT
Proteins encoded in this window:
- a CDS encoding branched-chain amino acid ABC transporter permease, with protein sequence MSVRDDFTARIPGGDAGLIVLVLLGTYLAYVLAGFVLGYTLRGQLNSIATLTFYIGVFAMLSLALNLHWGYTGLFNIGIVGFMAVGVYVTAIVTKPTYVAGGAAQVGGLGLPLWVGILAGMTAAALLGLVVALPALRLRADYLAIVTIAMSEIVRFSFLSGEIQQFQLFGNRVGFGGGSGLILDFAPPLEALLRGVGLWNGYLGFVDAFQVLVPRNPKPVVDGLVYGLLLLGFVAGFYWLLKRTGESPFGRVLKAIREDEDVANALGKNTDRFKIKSFMLGCALMGLAGILWLVPQGAVTPNFFRPRVTFFIWIALIIGGAGSNTGSVLGGAVFAAVLYQGPRYFQNLVSAVFPNLDSPSGFGQAISPLISQFDPVPFLLYTVDSIRQLQLVVMGLVLIWLMHNRPEGMLGYRKETASVIPLSRPKSMANDGGSDDSVRTDGGVDAPAQGGETDE